A stretch of DNA from Pseudoliparis swirei isolate HS2019 ecotype Mariana Trench chromosome 5, NWPU_hadal_v1, whole genome shotgun sequence:
catatctgtcggtgcacaacactgtAATTGATAGCTTGTCAGAATCACCACACGTCTGAACCTCTTCCTGGTTCAGCAcacatgtctgttttttttctttttcttttcttttagtttGCAGAAGTTAATCATGTAATTTAACTCTGTTTCAAACACTTTTTCTTATAAAATCTGATAATTTCTTGAATTTCACAGGCgattcatcagtcagggcaGAGGACGTAGAGGTACGCCGACTCTCAAATCTGCATCTTTTGAACTGGAAGTTGTTCTTTGCTTCTCCTTTACacatttcaatttaattcaaaagTATTCTCCAATCTTTCTTCACGGTGACTCCTTTCTCCTCTACGTGCCTGGTTTTTACGCCATTTGTTCGAAAAAGATTCTCGATTCAACACTTACCCCGATTCAAAATCAATTCTCGATGGAAAACTGTCTCCCTGAATTCCCAAATGTTAGAAAATGTAGGTTTTGTCAACCCTCTGATTATAATGAATACTTTCGAAGTGAGAGGATCACAAATATCAACATGAAGGTGGAACATTTAGTGAAAGAACCGGAAACATTGGGGCGATCTCTGACGCTAAAATCTGAGCGCCGTTCCAAGACGCCGAGACAAATAAACAGTGAGGAAGAATATTGAAACTTGAAGAAACAAGCTGTGGAGCGATTACAAATCGTCGAAGATAAGAATCAAGGTGTCCTCCCTCCGTAGTTGCAGCTCTGTGTAACACCAGTGCACAGCAACATTTGGTCTTGTTCCCCTGTTTGTGTGCAGCCCATGGACTTGAGCTGGAATCCGTTCTCCCGCGGCGGGCTGTTCATGTCGGCTCCCAGCCTGCTGGAGAAGCTCAGAGGGCAGCAGTGTCCAATCAGCAGACAGTTCCTCAGAGCGCTGTGTCTGTGTCACACCGTCATGGCCGAGTGGAAAGAAGGTTCGTGGGAGAGCATCCACTCATCCTCCATCTGAGAAAAGTGTCAAACCTCAAGACGACACGGGTTTAtatgtggctgcaggagtcaagaCATTCaacgtggtttaaaaaaatctaatgcacaagtttatctgccgggttgatgactctgaaaATGAGATTATCATGTCTTTATCAGATATCAAATTCAGCACGACAcgataccagtcccagctgtagagacactggtacagctgtctgtTTATAACacatgtgtagttctttgtttgttttttacttgtgattttgtatgtattttatcatattttaatgttttgtactatctggaccttgagtctgtaataaaagtttgattgattgattgatcgaTTGATTATATCCTGGTGGATTCTGTGTGGGATTTGTGCGTCTGCTGTGTATTTTTTCATTATAACAATGTCCAAACCTATGTCACTCACTTCTATAACTTGTTTACACCTGTTGCCTCCATCCCTCCAGAGGCTCCGGTTTACCAGGCCGCATCCCCAGATGAGGAAGCTCTCGTCGGTGCAGCCAGGGAGCTGGGCTGGGTCTTTCTCTCCAGGACGAGAGACTTTATCGTCGTCTCCGAGCTGGGCGTCACTCGCCAATATCAGCTGTTGGCGCTGCTGGACTTCACCAGCAAGAGAAGATGCATGTCTGTCCTGGGTGAGCGTCGCCCctctaaatacacacaaactaacacatCTACAATCTCTTCTTATCTTTTATAATTGTACTTACGCTAAGTTCTCCCATGTCAACTGATCCAAACTGTTATGTTTATTTCTCTCCAGTGCGGGAGCCGGAGGGTGGGTTAAAGCTGTACTGCAAAGGGGCCGACATCGTGGTCCTGGAGAGACTCCAGAAGGACTCGCCACATCAGGAACGGATTGAGAGTGCCCTCGAGGTGAACTGGAGTTTCGACTGAACTATTAGTGTGTACTGTTGTTGAGACGACTTCTTATACCACACTATTCGTAACTTTTGGTTTCAGTTTtagtgtttaaccctcctattacctttggggtcaacttgaccccattcaatgtttaacgtctcttaaaaaatgattgacagaattttttttgattcatatttcatgacttttcctaatttattggggacaactggataAACATAAAATTCGcgtgatgatatgttttcaatgtcctgtataatttgaccccaggctgtttttcactgtgtaaaacatataagaaatatcaacttttttatttatttaaagggctatttaggtagtcaacaaacaaacaaacatgcctcacacttaaacttgggaaacaatattatttctaataattttctctcggttttaattgctggggtcaaattgaccccaggggtaaaatatgttcgtaaatttgaaggtaacaggagggttaaataataaataacgtGCAGCCTATCATAAAGTGTCAACGTATCTCCCGCCAGTTGTTTGCCCAGGCCTGTCTGCGGACTCTGTGCGTCGCGGTTCGATCCGTTCCCGAGGCATCGTGGGAGCAGTGGAGTAAAACTCTGGCCCGGGCTGCTGCCATGGCGACCGGTGACCGCGACGCACTGCTGGAAAAGCTGCACGATCAGATGGAGCGAGAGCTGCAGGTGGGGTGGCCCTCGATGTGACTTTGAAGTCTTAAAATCAAGCCTCGTGCTTTCTGTCCGTCCCCAAATGACGTTCTCATTTTAACTTTCCTTTGCTTCGCAGCTCATAGGGGTGACGGCGATCGAGGATCGGCTTCAACAGGGCGTTCCCGAGACGATCGCTCTGCTTCAACAGGCTGGCCTCAAAGTATGGGTACTGACTGGGGACAAAAAAGGTATTGCGACACACTGAGGCAGGAGATGGGAGCGGCGCCGCTGTGACTGCTGTGCTGCAGCTACACGTCTCACTGTGTGGTTTCTGGCTTCTCTTCATGCTTGCAGAGACTGCAGTGAATGTTGGATATTCTTGCAAGCTACTGGATCCTGACACCAGATTACTGGAATGGCAGGAGCTGAGGTTAGCAATGCtgcaaaaatgaaaagaaaatagacaaacacacactcacgcacacgctCCCACCAGCTCATTGATCTGTGTATGTTTGCCCCTGCAGACAGATTCTCCAGTCCCCAGACCCAGAGGTCAGTTTCTTCAAGGCCAGACAGACGGAGCTGTGGGCTGTAGACAAGCAGTCGGCTGGAGCCAAGACCGCCGTGGTCCTCACCGGACCTGAGCTGGTACACACTGGGCATACGGGCGAAGGGTTACTCAAATACTTTTCAAATGGCCAATTAGCTGTCTCACAATGGTTTTCATATGGCTCTGTATGATATAACACTGTGTTAATAATGTCAGACAATGGGAAAGGGACAATGGGAATTCAAAGCTTTAGTGCTGTTCACATTTTCATGGTGTATtggccacacaaaaaaaaaatttaaacaacgTTTTTTCTTAAATCTGCAATAATAGTGGAATCCTCTATAGCGATCTCGTCTGTTTGATCCCTATAAAGGTTGATTATTACAACcaatctgtttttcttttgctttaTTTCTCATGCAGTTTACCATCTGAttgaggtttatttattttttacataaatatatcattttttaaCAGACAGCTTTGCCATTTGctgaatttaattcaattcaattcagtttatttgtatagcccaatttcacaaattacaaatttgtctctttactttacaatctgtacacatagacatccctgccccaaaaactcacatcggaccaaaaaactcccaaataacccttcaggaaaaaaaaaaaaaacctggagaggagagagagagggagatcagGATGATCTCCtatgatggacagatgcaatgtgtgtgatgacagatttagagttaatgAACTGTTTCACGATGCTGtacagcagtttcaaacaactCTTCAACCAAAGGGGCTTTTCCCAGTGTGCATTTTTATCATGGAGagaaaaatactttatttttccCCCGTCATGATTTCAATATACAGTAAAGTACACTTTTAAGCTGACTACTTGACAACTATAAGCAAATGTTTTCAACAACATAAGTATCGGAGTGATTCTGGTCCAAGCATTTAGATCAATATCAGCGGTTTCCACTGTATTTGATTTCTTTGGGCCACTTGGGGAAAAGAGCTGTAACACTGACTTTAACGGATATGGAAAACTGATCAGCAAACCATTGCATATTTAGACACCTgatagatggataaatggatagatagatggatggatggatggatggatggatagataaatACTAGGTGAGGACCCACGTTAGCATTATTTTGGAGTCTTATTTGAGCCTACCTCGTGGTTGCCagtccaatattcactcttCTTTTAGCTCTGCTTTTGTCTCGACCAACTTCTGAGAACGTTATCTGGCAGATCTTtatgaaaccaaaacaatgaactGAAACACGCTGAATACTCTAAATGGCTGAGAGGAACATCCGACCCATTGTTCCAATAACATATTGATTATAGCAGCTTTGATCCTGTCGGATCTAAAATTCCTTTAGATAGTTTTTCTTCCCTCTATGAGATGCTGAAGCTGTCTATTTGAAACCCAAAAGTAACGGTGCAGTCTCCTCCAAAAAGGGCcatttataaatatgaataatctaACCATGTCTGAGCTGTTGCCGGTGTTGTGCTCCAGGCAGAGTTTGACCAGAGACCCGACTGGGGGGCCTCGTTCATGAGCCTGGCCGAACAGTGCCAGTCGGTGCTTTGCTGTCGTGTCACACCTGGGCAGAAGGCTGACATCATCACGCTGGTGCGAAAACACACTCGCTCTGTCACCATGGCCATCGGGGACGGCGCCAATGATGTCAATATGATCAAGAGTAAGTCCGGTTGAATGAAAAGAGGacagaaatgtgtgtttttgttgttgtgaattTTTTTGCCAAATCTTCACAAATGTGCTCATTTTGCTTTCTTCAGATATGTTTTGACAtgttcttcctctcactgttccccccccccgacaaCAGCGGCTCACATTGGTGTGGGACTAGCGGGAGTGGAGGGAGGTCAAGCCGTGCAGAACGCCGACTTTGCGTTGTCCCAGTTCAGGTTCCTGCAGCGGCTGCTGCTGGTCCACGGACGCTGGTCCTACCGGCGCATTTCCTTCTTCttgctctacttcctgttcaagACCTGCGGCTTTGCTCTGGTGCACATCTGGTTCGGTTTCTTCAACGGCTTCAGTGctcaggtcagacacacacggaTGAGACTTGAAGGGATCGtgaggataaaaaaagaaagaaagaagaagccgGTAGTCAAGTGGAAGGCGgtcgacacacacacccgtAGTTTGGAGAAGCAGGCTGGAGGAGTGTTGGCACGAGATGTTACCCACCTGAAAGAAAGGCGGGTAAAAACTATGATTAGTTTTCAGTTACCAAATTTAGATCCACTGTCCATGTGTTTATGTTATTCTGCGACGTTGGTGAATCTTAAAGTAACCCTTTAACGCCCCCTCCTGCTTCTACAAACTGGGAGCCGCGACCACCGCCGTCCACCGTCGGTGATCCACTGATACCCATCCATTTAGAGTCGCATAATAAACTGAAGTTAAAGATTCTGCACTCGTTCCATGATGTGTATTTCTCTCCTGCAGTCTCTGTACGAGTCATGGTTCATCGCCCTCTACACCGTCTTCTACACAGCGGCCCCCATCATGTGCGTGGCCTTCTTTGAACAGGTGGGGCAGGCGAAGAGATGGAGGTTTTTGACTCAATGATCCCGTTTTGATGTTTCGTTATTGatatctttgtgtgtttttttaggaCGTGAGCGCAGACAGCAGCCTGAAGTGGCCGCAGCTGTACAAGTGTGGACAGACGCAGGAGCTGTCCAGACCTCTCGTGCTGAGCGCGTCCCTCCTGTACGCCGTCTACACGTCGCTCGtgctcttcttcatccccttgGGAGTCTATTACGACACCGACTACGACTACCAGACCATGGCGGTCACCGTCGCCATGGCAGCCACGTTCACTGCCACCGCCGAGGTCAGCGTCACACTGAACCGCAGAAAgtcaaatttttttatttaaaaaaaattctcgtCCGAGAACAGAAGAGGATTGTtagatattattaatattagtacaCAATCCACCTGCTATACACCCTCAATGAATTTAACGATTGCTATTGCAATGGAATGTTATTgtacatttacactacacacatacacacacatttcattttcatttacactacacacatacacatactttgcattttgcacactgtctatatttaatatttttatatttaatttaatttgtcattagtattgtattgtgtattgtgtatgcatatatgttgtatatatacatatatattttattttatattttactttgtatacttcttgtattcatctatatctttcatccctgttttttatattttattcttgtgtgtttagtttattggtgctgctactgctacgacaaatttccccttggggattaataaagtatttatctatctagtAAAAAAGCTgttcaaaaaatgtgttcattttgaAATTATGGAATCTTAActgcaggaaaaagaaaattattaaaaaatgataatgaaaataaaaggaTTTAAAATGAGTCTGAATTGAATAAGAGCCCACAGCACAGTTTATTAACCGGAACAATATATAATAGTTAATGTGGTGACCGGTAGAACTAATCAGGAGGCCAGCTGTGGGGCCTCTTTGGGAACCGAGGGCGAGGAGGTTTATCCAGAGTGTTTCCGTTTGTCTTTCAGATCGCGCTGCTGACCAGATACTGGACGAAGTTTCACGCggcctctctgtgtgtctctctgctgCTTTTCTTCATCTGTACCAGGATCACCCAAAGCACCTTCCTGTTTCAGAGATCACCCGCAGACTATTTCTTCATCGGTACATTTCTGCTCTCACGCCCACTCCATTCACTTCATTCGAGGGACGTCGCTCCCCTCCGAGTCCATTTAAACATCCATTACTGCGGCAACCGCTGCTCATGATTTCCCATGGAAGCAAAATAATATCAAAACAATTgtcggagaaggaggagaaaaaaaagatgacataCAATCAAAACACACGAGAAGAAATGTCAATTTGTAgtgatttttttcaatgttGATCCGATGATGTGCCGCCGGCCCCGGGAGCAGGTCTGATTGCCGTGTGTGTGCTTTTCATCAGGCGTgtctgataaggccttcatcgATCCGCTCGTGTGGCtcgccgcgctgctcgccacTTGGACGGCCGTGTTGCCCCGTTCTGGCTCTCAATGTCATCCTCACCGTGCACGACAAGCACAAGGTGAGTCATCTGCAATGACGACGAGACGCTACGGTACAAAGAAATCACTGATCATTTTTGGGATATGCATTACCATATTCACTCCAGTGTCGTTTTACGGTCATAAATCTCCACCTCAGTAGCACTTACCTACAGCAGACTTTCCAGTCTCATTCCGATCTATATCCTGAAGGTTGTTACCGAGGCGATTGTTCATAAACCATCCATAGCCTgatttatacatatttgtaaCATTTTAGTCCTAAAAGCATGGTgaacattaattttttttaaatggatgctGACAGTATTTTCAGATTCATGGGGTGATGAAAAGAGATATTTAAAATTCTATCTGTAATAACCTTTGACTCTATGTCAACAAAACTTAATTAGTAAGTAATCAATGTAAGTAATCAACTGGAGATATTTTATAGTGATATCTTATTTGTTTGGCCTATTCATGTGTAGTGTCTCCCTTTTAAGACAGTCGGAAGAAAGAAAATGCATACTTTAAAActaaaaatggaaatataaaaatgtaacacgttaatgtaaaaaaagagaTCCATTGAAATTGGTGGGACAATTACGCACACAGCAGAATCTCAGCCTTTCTCTCAAACTAATGAAGACGTTCACAGTTATAGTGTCAGTATATTTCTCTGTACTGATTGGCCAGTGTGCATCCTTCTGGCTTCTGAAAGGAAGATGTGCTGTTAGGGagtttaaaaacacaacagttTGTCTCGAGGCCCCCAAAATTATCCTGAATTGAATCGCCATTTTCTTCGCCGCCTACCTTATCCGAGTTGTTTTGAGTTATTGCGGTTCCATtcctctaaaaaaacaaaaggcacCAGCTGTAAATGGTCACTCTCACCCGTCTGCGATGCAGGTCCACAGCGTGGCCCGGCAGCCGGTGGAGCTGAGGTCAAAGCTGAAGCGGGGGTCGTCCCTTCGCCGCTCCTCTTACGCCCTCtctcaggggggcgggaccggGCGCCTCATCACCTCGGGGACCCGCAGCACCGTGCCGACGGTGGACGAGAAAGTGACTGCAAGTAATCACTGACTCGCGAGTCCGAATGCACATAGAGAACAATAATCATGTGACAAATGGCAGATATCTGATAACATAGATTGTTGCTGCGACATAGAATTGAAAAGATGATTCGTCATGTATTTTTACTAACATGTTTTTAGAGGCATTACTTAGTTAACCTGCACTTATCTTTTGTATTgctacttttttaaataaagtaattGATATACAAAATACAGTATGCACTATACATCTTGTTTATTGCCTTTTACATTGACGGTGTTCCTCtacatcaggggtgtcaaactcattttgacTGCGGGCCACATTCGCATCATGGCCGCTTCGGCCGGTTGTAACAGAagtatataaacgtataaactactccccaacatattgttaaataactctcttgtCTTTTAATTCTTGttcatttgagtgtagaaatattgtacataaaaagaATTCTcgaatattataacatatatccatttcatttgaaacccttcaaaataaaagcacgggatatttttcatacatttcttgaagaaagggtgatcgtatgtctttcaagccgtcggggggccacatgaaatgatgtggcgggccagattcggcccgcgggccttgtgtttgacacctgtgctctacatGAACGTCTCTGGTCTTTGTTGATTCCATCTGCCCGGGTCAtggggtggggggcgggggggaatcACAATAAACCGACAGCACATCTTTTGTTTTacaattgttttatttgttaatttATTTCAAAACACGCAATTTTACCCATATTATCCttttaagtttttatttttctgcaaCAGTTATTACTcagattttttttcccttcacaaAAAGTCTCAACTGGAGTGAAACTAAAAGTCCTCCACAGGCTCTCCGGCTTCTGCAGTGGGAGGAGGGAAAAGAGGCTCTCTGACCAGACGGAGTGAGTGGGTTCATCCCTTGCTTCTGTGTcattggaggtgtgtgtgtgtgtgtgcgtgggagaCTACACCAGGGTATGTATgaatatgtacgtgtgtgtgttaagtgcAAGAGGTGGAATGTCCACATGGCCCGTAGAGCAGCCCAGAGAGCTCAACCTTGTCTCCCAGGTTCGGCAGCCAGATTGTCATACCTCTGATTTCATCTTTGGTTTCAGCAAACACTCTCAGAAGGCAGACTCACCCTCTCCAGCAtgtgcctgcctgtctgtctgcgtctttgtctgtgtgtgtgtgtgtgtctgtctgtcggtcCGAGTGCAATATAAGCCACCGTCTCCAGACGACTTTGTAAACTTAGGTAAGTACAATGTAAGCGTCTTTGCATTGATTGTGGCCCTTCCTTGGCGCTGGGGACAAAGACAGTCGAACATCGTAGAACAATGGAGCCatgagcaggggggggggggggatcagcttGCGAAACATCAACATGGACTCCATTTTGACGTCAATGGCAGTGTGGGGCGTTCGTGTAAAAGCTGTGTGACATCAGTGTGGTGTGAAACCCCAGTCCACTCGCTACTGTACCCTGAGTGACTGGGGTtttctctggggggggggggtcatggagGTCAGTAATGtcgaggggaggggggttgggGTAGAGGGTTGTACACTCTGACCCAGCAGCAACGATTAAGATTGGGGGGGGTCAGGTGTTTGCATAGTTCTCTGTGCAAAAGCCACCAACCGGAGCCATTTTCTATTCCTCGCGGCTGGTTACATCATCGTTAGGTTAGCGGGAAGTGGTGTGGCGGCGGTGATGGGAAGCATGGGCTTGGCACCACAGCTCTTGTTCTTGACTCCTGCTGTGCACTACATGTTGGcagtaggggggggggtgaatttGAAATGCTTCGGTTGTGTTGTGTAACCGAGTCGAGCTggatggggatgggggggggggcagtcgtTTGGCAGTCGGGTCCTACAGCTCGTCACAGTTCAGAGAGCCTCTTTTCCCTGGATTTTGTTCTTCCGTCctcccccctttcctcctccccactggcctgcccctctctctacctttgttttctgtttgttcttgttttgaaacTGATTGTCTTCTACCATCACAAAGACACTTGGTTCTGATTGATTCACAGGGAACAGAAGAGGGAGAGCACAGTGCGACTGGGGGTGTCTACACCAGTCCCATCGGCGACATTGGATCCCACAGTAAAATGACACGCACATTATACGCTGTTTGACAGTCAATGCTGGCGACAtttcggggggggggtgggggggggatcatCAGTTGCCAAATGGTTACCGTGTGTCGGTTGGTCGGTCGGTCAGTAAGAAATGgtttttgaatatttttttcccGCATGACAAATATTGCAACCCATGGCAAaggaacataaaaaaaacacacacacaaaaataaacactTTGTCTTCCACGTCGGTACaaatgaacacacatacacgggtTTGAAGAAAAGCATgtagacagacatacaggtatATTCAAGGCCGCTcgggcctgtgtgtgtccctctgattAACTCCAAGTAAACAGCCCGTCTTTGGAAAAGCAAGACACACATTTCAGGACCCGAGTGAGGACCACAAGCTGAGGAATGAAGATTGAATGCTATTGATTGGGAGGAGAGGAGTTTGACCTTCCCCAGCACACACTGCCCCCTACTGTCTGGATTTATATACATCAAAAAAATAGGGGGATAGGGGAAGGGTTGcaacaacacatgcacacaaccaGTGAATCCAACAATGACAGAAATTCTAAAAACAAGGACCCCTCCAACGCCTAAAACCCAAATCCTCCcaccctttttttgtgtgtgtttgttttgataaCCAAAATATCCCccacccctttctccacccacTCCCCAAGTCTttccattcctcctcctcctcctctccccacaaCATCACAGGTCATTCCTGTTGGTTTCTATACAGTTATACAATATCCatgcacaaaagaaaagaaaaaaaagcgcaCCTTCTTTTCAATAGGAGGTGCTGGTCTTTAATATTCTAAGAACATCAGGAGCACTTGAACACACCCAGGAACCTTCAAAAGTAACTgtgaaattgtatttttttttttctgagaaAAGACAAAATTAAAGGCAGAAGAAAGCTAACGATAAGAAAAAAGGTTATTTCTCCTTTGGTTTAACATCGAATCTTTGGTAAAGAATTCCACCCAAATCATATTTTtgtcatttcttttgtttttgttgttgttattttcctttttaacgTACCCTCCTTGGACAGAGCTTTAAACTCAACATCTGAAGTGAGCAGCTCTtgcccccttctctctctctctctcaattctagccttctcttctgtctcttcttTTCTCACGTCACCCTTCACAGAAACATTCACAATGTCTTTTCCTTTTTATGAAAACAGTAAAGTACATGCCGTAGCAAAAAACAAACGAGAGAACGTACGAGAGAAAATgagcaaacaaataaaaaggaatTTAACAGTATAAAGCTTCAAGTCACAAGTTCCAAAACTAACTATCATATTATCATAGTTTCATAATCATTGTTATCATTAGCAGTattattttcagtttttaaattACATAAAGTTTACATGAAAGgtttttgaggtatttcagAATTAATTGTCAACACACGCCTACCGGGTCTTAGCACTAGCCAGGGGGAGAGGTCAACTGGACGGACGGACGGGGGGGAGGAGAGCATGTGTGTCTATAAACTGTCAGTGAGTCGTCCTCACTGTTGAAGCCTCTGTGCTTACacgcagcagagagagagagtgagagagagagagacattaagtgTGACTGTTTTTACATCCACAGCCCTGCGAGCGCCCGGAGCCTCGGCCTTCCTacccccctctttctctgttACACAAAAATATCTCTGATgcgagagaggtagaggtggcCGAGAGTCTGAGCACACACCGGGGCGAGACGGCGgtgggggggagaaaaagaataaaagccCGTAAAGGCTCTGAGCTACTAGAAGATCAACGATACGTAACAAAGACTCTGACAGATTAAGGAGTAACGTATCATTTTGTCTCAAATAAATAGTGTATAGAAAATGTTTTATAGACTTTCTACATGATAAAGTGCTTGTATTCGAGTGTATCAAGATGGAAAGTCAATATGGGAGAAAATGCtgacacagccccccccccacgatgTGTCCCTCTCtttgccccccctcctcctcctcctcgccttccGTCCATCCAATTATGGGTGCGTTGTCTGAATGGGAGTGCATGTGTTTGTAAATGGGTGTGCAGCTATGTGCATGCACCcgcatggctgtgtgtgtgtgtgtccatgtgtgtgtgtgtgcgtgtccagtGCAGTCCCACCCGTGGTTGAAGGGAAAAGGCACTCAACTCTGTCTGCAAGGCAGCCACCTCCTCCTGTGTGGCACGATGCAGTCCGACTGcgctgtttgtgtgagtgtatatatatgtgtgtgtgtgtgtgtgtgcacaatatCAGTCTCACTGTTACATTTTTGGACATAGAGTAGGGAAGGgggcctttttttctctctctctctctttctgggtGTGTGTCCCCCTAGGCAGTTTGGGACCGGTAGGCTGCAGTATCTTTGGTATCGGTGGCGGTTTCACAAACCACTCAGCTTAGTGAGGTAGCCACATTGGTTCTCACTACAAACAATTGTCATTTCGTCAGCCCAATACCTAGAGCTGAATCTAGCTATTTACCTACGCTCACTGAACTGTATACCACAAATCCATTTTTCGCTCTTCATCCTTTTTTTGGCGACGTTAACTCGCTGCTTACAGCAACGTGCGGTTTGTCGGTCCCTCTCGATCAACCCCTCCGCGATGACCGCCATCTCTTATCTAATCTGCACCGCTAATCTGACTACATTGTTGGAAATGCTACAGTTGCATCTTAAGACCATACAGATAACAATTGAGTCCCGAGCgttgcccctcccccgcccatGCCCGCCCGCCCATATGATAAAAATGCACCGAATCAGCCGGGACATTTGGAGGTCATgttttgtccccccccctccctccgttCTCACCccggtgttgggggggggggggctcagcttAAAGGGGGCTGAGGGTATCACAGTCCTGACGTGAGAtgccaaaagagagagagagagcgtccgTCGTTCATTTGTCTCTTCAGCAGCtccctgtttgtttttttcttcttttcctcttctttctcacgGTAAATGTCTCCTCCGAGTCTTTATTCACATAAAATGCAAAACAAAGTCAAAAAAGAACAATTTCAAAAATCTTTCGTTGGCCTCCGGTCCTTgcatccctctttttttttcctttttaaaagtccttccttcctttttggTTTTTGATTTATCAACAAGGTGCCTTACTTCTGCACAACAGAGCAC
This window harbors:
- the atp8b3 gene encoding phospholipid-transporting ATPase IC; the protein is MAKESLESGLTWEVRANGRHHHKHKQKRSFLCARWGRYTDNVLRSHKYSPLTFLPLTLFEQFHRVANLYFLLMVVMQCVPAISAIPWYITIIPLTIVLSVRGIKDLATDMARRRSDADVNSRPCDVLVSQSFYKGQWRDLHVGDVLRIHKDQVIPADLLLLCSSEPHSLCYVETADIDGETDLKFRQALGATHDELTTRPSEETLAAFDGVVFCEEPNNRLYVFRGQLHWRGERLLLENDHVLLRGMVLRNTEFAYGMAIYTGKISPTSEQPGSNNLQELRLLIAVCSVPGADTKIMKNCGKLRVKRTRTEKVFNRVVTGIVLCVLLTALLLAIGAGVFSRWVVSHAGALSPLVVDGNPSYTGFLIFWSYIILLSPAMPIALYISFEVIHSVHSLFIGWDTEMYWQPADRPAQARNTSLNEELGQVGYLLSDKTGTLTQNRLLFRQCCIAGEVYGDSSVRAEDVEPMDLSWNPFSRGGLFMSAPSLLEKLRGQQCPISRQFLRALCLCHTVMAEWKEEAPVYQAASPDEEALVGAARELGWVFLSRTRDFIVVSELGVTRQYQLLALLDFTSKRRCMSVLVREPEGGLKLYCKGADIVVLERLQKDSPHQERIESALELFAQACLRTLCVAVRSVPEASWEQWSKTLARAAAMATGDRDALLEKLHDQMERELQLIGVTAIEDRLQQGVPETIALLQQAGLKVWVLTGDKKETAVNVGYSCKLLDPDTRLLEWQELRQILQSPDPEVSFFKARQTELWAVDKQSAGAKTAVVLTGPELAEFDQRPDWGASFMSLAEQCQSVLCCRVTPGQKADIITLVRKHTRSVTMAIGDGANDVNMIKTAHIGVGLAGVEGGQAVQNADFALSQFRFLQRLLLVHGRWSYRRISFFLLYFLFKTCGFALVHIWFGFFNGFSAQSLYESWFIALYTVFYTAAPIMCVAFFEQDVSADSSLKWPQLYKCGQTQELSRPLVLSASLLYAVYTSLVLFFIPLGVYYDTDYDYQTMAVTVAMAATFTATAEIALLTRYWTKFHAASLCVSLLLFFICTRITQSTFLFQRSPADYFFIGVSDKAFIDPLVWLAALLATWTAVLPRSGSQCHPHRARQAQGPQRGPAAGGAEVKAEAGVVPSPLLLRPLSGGRDRAPHHLGDPQHRADGGRESDCK